Sequence from the Sphingomicrobium clamense genome:
CAGCCCCTCTTCCTCGATGCAGGGCAGCGAGAAGGCCTTTGTCGCGGTGCGGATCAACGGAAATTGCGGGACGAGGTCCTCGGGCGGTGGCGGGCGATTGGCCTTGTATTCCGGATAGAGCTCGTTGCGGTGTGACTGCGACGATTTGTCGAGGATCACCGCCAAGTGCGTCGGCCCGTCCGTCTCGTTCAATTGCTGCGCCAGCTTCCACAGCATCGCGGTATAGCCGTAGACCGCGCCCGCCGGCGTGCCGTGGCGATTGGTCAGCGGCGGAAGCTGGTGATAGGCGCGAAAAATATAGCTCGAGCCGTCGACGAGATAGAGATGATTGGCCATCGAGTGCCGCCTTAGCAGGATCAGACGCCCTTGCCAGCGTCAAACAGGCGCGTTTGATCTCGGTCAAAGCGCGAATCGCCGCGCACCTCCAACAAGGGGCTCACAACATAGAGCCCAGGGAGGATGCCCAATGTCCCGCCAAATGACCCATGAAGAAATCCGCGCGGTCGTCGATGTCGTCGACGCACCGCACCTCATCCCCAACAAGCCCGCCGAAGTCGATCGCACATTCGGACTGCCCGTCGGACTTCACACCGCCTTCTTCGGCCTGTTCTTCGCCTATCTCGGCGTGATGGGGCTCGGCTTCGCACACCCCGAGATGATCCTGCCGATGGCAATCTTCGTGATTTTCACCGCCGGCTTCTATGTGGTGCCAATGGCGTGGGCCGTGATGAACCCTGAAAAGAGCGCCAAGGCCATGTCGATGCGCGAGCTGATGGTGCGCGGGATCGAGACCCATACCGGCCTCGCGCTCGGCAAGGATGCCGTTGCACAGGTGCTCATTCTTCCCGTCCTCATCCTCGGCTGGGGCATCGCCGTGGTGAGCATCGCGGCGCTGGTCTGAACGCTATCCCGCGCCCAGCGCTTCGAGCCGCGCGGCATCCCTGATCCGGATGCCGCGCGCGCCTGTGCGTTCGATCACGCCCTGCTTTTCCAGCTTGCCTAGCTGACGGCTGACCGTTTCGATGGTCAGCCCAAGCAATTGCCCCGCTTCCCCGCGCGTCAGGGGAAGTTCGAACTCCTCTGCCGCATGACAGGGCGAGTCGCTTGCTGCCTTGGCCATTGCTAGCAGGAAGTGCGCGACCTTGGCTTGGGCAGACTGCTTGGCATCGAGCGCAATTTGCGCCCGTGCGTCGAAGAGATCTTCTGCAGATCGCCGCAGCAGCGCCTTGGCGAGCGCGGGGAAGCGATCGATCGCCGCTTCATATTCGGAGCGCGAGAAAACGCACAGTTTGCTCTCGGCGAGCGCCACAACGTCATGATTGGCGACTGGCGAGAACATCTCGCCCACGAAGCCTGCCGGATGGACCAGGCTCAGGATGCGCTCGTTGCCGTCGGCGTCGAGATGCGAAATCTTAAGCAACCCGTGGGTGAGGGTCGCGCACGCATCGAGATCGTCGCCCGCCGCGAACACCGTTTCGCCGCGTTCATAGCTTCGGCTATTCCCCAGCCGCGCCAATTCCGCCCGCTCCTCCTCTGAAAGCGCCGCGCACGCTGCGCGCTCACGGACCGGACAGGTGGCGCATTCAAGCTTCAAGGCACCAACACCGTATCGACGGCTTCTTCCCCTAATTCGGGATAATCGAGCGTGTAATGAAGCCCGCGGCTTTCATGGCGCGAGAGGGCGCTACGGACAATAAGGTCGCTGACCTCCATCAGGTTGCGCAATTCGATAAGGTCGGGGGTCACGCGGAAATGGCGGTAGTAATCGTCGACTTCCTTGCGCAGCAGGTCGACGCGGTTCTTGGCGCGCTCGAGCCGCTTGGTCGTGCGCACGATCCCGACATAGTTCCACATGAAGCGGCGGATTTCGCCCCACAGTTGCTGGATAACGACTTCCTCGTCGCTGTCGGTCACGCGGCTTTCGTCCCACGGGCGCACCTCGGGCACCGCCTCGAACGTGTCCCAGCATTCGCGGATATGCTCCGCCGCCGCATCGCCGAACACGAAACATTCGAGGAGGCTGTTGCTGGCGAGGCGGTTGGCGCCATGCAGGCCCGACTGGGTCACCTCGCCCGCCGCATAGAGCCCCGGCGCGTCGGTCCGCCCGTGCTCGTCGACGACCACCCCGCCGCATGTGTAGTGCTGCGCGGGGACGACCGGAATCGGCTCGGCCGTGATGTCGATCCCCAGCCCCATCAGCTTGTCGTAGATGGTCGGGAAATGCTCCTTCACGAAGTCGGGGCCTTTGTGTGCAATGTCGAGATGGACGTAATCGAGCCCGTCGCGCTTGATCTCGGCATCGTTGGCGCGTGCGACGATATCGCGCGGCGCCAGTTCGGCACGCGGGTCGTAGTCGGGCATGTAGCGATGCCCACTTTCGGGATGGCGCAGGATGCCGCCCTCGCCGCGCACCGCCTCGGTAATGAGGAAATTCTTGACCTCGAGATTGTAGAGGCAGGTCGGGTGGAACTGCATGAATTCCATGTTGCTGACGCGGCAGCCCGCGCGCCATGCCATCGCGATCCCGTCGCCCGTCGCCCCGCGCGGCGCGGTCGAGAACTGATAGGTCCGCCCAGCTCCGCCCGACGCCAGCACCGTCGCACGCGCGGTCAGCGCCTCGACCTGGTCGGTCTCGCGATTGAGCGCATAGACGCCATGGACCGCGCCCGAGGTCGAGAATTCGACCGCATTCTTGCCGGTGACGAAATCGATCGCGACCATGTCGGGGATCAGCGTGATGCGTTCGCATTCCTCCGCCGCGCGCTGGAGCGCCTGCGCGATCGCCCAGCCGGTCGCGTCGTGCACATGGACGATCCGCCGGTGCGAATGGCCGCCCTCCTTGGTCAGGTGCCAGTCGCCATCCTCGTCGAGGTTGAAGGGCACGCCGAGATCGGCGAGCTTCTTGATCGCTGCCGGTGCGCGGCTGACCACCATCTCGACGATGTCGCGGTCGTTAAGGCCTGCGCCCGCGACCATCGTGTCGCGAATATGGTTTTCGAAACTGTCGCCTTCCTCAAGCACCGCGGCGACCCCGCCCTGCGCCCATTCGGTCGCCCCGCCGCCCAGCTTGCCCTTGGCCAGCACCGCGACGTCATAATGTTCGGCAAGGTTGAGCGCCGCGGTCAGCCCCGCCGCGCCCGATCCGATCACCAGGACATCGAATTGCCGCCTCATGCCGCTTCGCTATCCGCGCGGGTCAGCGAGAGGAATACGTCCTCGAGGTCGGGTTCGCGCGTGCGCACGTCGATGACGTCATAGCCCGCCTCGGCAAGCGCCTTGAGCACCTCGCCCGCATTCACGCGATCCTTGGAATAGGTGATCGCGATCTCCTGCTCGCCGACCCGCTCGACCTTGTCGAAGCAGCTGTTAGCCGGAAGCGTCTCGGCCGCGCGGTCGAGGCTCACCACGACTTCCTTGTCCTGCGCCTTGGCGAGCAGGTCGCGCGTCGGCTCGTTGGCGATCAGCCGCCCGTGATTGATGATCGCGATCCGGTCGCACAATTCCTCGGCTTCCTCGAGATAATGGGTGGTCAGCACCACCGTAACGCCCTGCGCGTGGAGCTTGCGCACATAGTCCCAAAGCTGCTTGCGAAGGTCGATATCGACCCCCGCCGTGGGCTCGTCGAGCACCAGGATGGGGGGCGAATGCACCATTGCCTTGGCGACCAGCAAGCGGCGCTTCATGCCTCCGGACAACGTCCGGGCATAGGCATTTGCCTTGTCGGTCAGCCGCATCGCCGCGAGCAGCTCGTCGCTGCGCCGTTCGCCTTTGGGAATACCGTAGAGCCCGGCCTGGATCTCCAAAGCCTCGCGCGGGGTGAAGAACGGATCGAACAAAATCTCCTGCGGTACGATCCCGATCGAGCGCTTGGCGTTGCGCGGTTGGGCGTCGATATCGAAGCCCCAGACGGTCGCGCTTCCACTCGTCTTGGTCACCAGCCCGGCGAGGATATTGATCAGCGTCGACTTGCCCGCCCCGTTGGGCCCGAGAAGCCCGAAAATCTGCCCCCGCGGCACTTCGAAGGTGACGTCCTTCAACGCTTCCTTGCCACCGGCATAGGTCTTGGACAGCGATTCGATGGAAATGGCGGGCGTTTGCGACATGAAACTGCGCATAGCGGGGCTTTGGGGACGGCGCAAAGGGCAGAGGTAAACGGCGCATTTACCATGACGGGTAAGGCTAATTTGGAATTAACCATCCTAATGGGGCGGCATGAACCGGATCCTGTCCACCATCCTGGCCGGCATCGCCTTCCTCTGCGCGGTATTCGCGCCCGGGGCCGCACATGCGCAGGCGACGGGCGATGGCGGCGCGACGGTCGAGATCCAGACACCCGTCACGTCCACGAAGCGGTCCGATCTCGATTTCGGCACGATCCACAATGCAGCCGACGGCACCGTCCGCATCGATCCCGCGACCGGCGTGCTGACGACCACGGGGGGGCGCGATGCCGATCGGCAGCCTCACCTCGCGCGCCCATTTCGTCACCGACCGGCCCGGCCTGTCCTTCGTCTATATCCGGTATGATCCGACCGTGACGATGACCCCGGTCGACGGGGTCGGCGACCCGATCGTCGTGAACCTCGAATTCGCAATGACCAACCGGATATTCGGCTGGAATAGCGGCGCTGGCCAGTATGCGCTCGTCGCGGGTCCCGAGCAGAATTACTATATCGGCGGGTCCTTCGCGCTCCCCGCCACCCAGGTCGACGGCGCCTATGAGGGCACATTCGAGTTCATCGTCGACAATCCGTAATCTCCGCAATGCCGCGATCGTTACGGATCAGGGTTAATTCTACGTTGTCCCTAAACGGTGAGTTTATGATCATCGATCGGCGTCAATTTATTGTTCACCAATCGGGGGACGAGACCCATGACGTTGAAGACTACTGCCGCCGCGCTTTCGATCGCGGGAACGATGATGCTGGCAAGCCCGGCAATGGCGCAGGACGCAACCGACTATGACGGCAGCGCGCAGGCGCTCGTGCTGGTCCCGCTCCAGCTCACCAAGATCGCCGATCTCGATTTCGGGACGGTTATTCGCGGAACGACCGACGGCACGGTCGTGATTTCCGCGTTCGGGTCCGCGCGCGCGGCCGGCGGCGGGGTCACGCTGCATCCTGGTGACGAGGGCAACCGCGCCGAGTTCGCGACCGCGGCAACTCCGGGACAACAGGTCGACTTCACGCTCACCTACCCGGTTGGTGGGGTGCTGAGCGACGGGAATGGCAACGACGTCACCCTGCAGGCGCTCTTCCTCGACGGACCGTCGTCGCGCACCGCCGATCCGGTCCTGGGCGTCATCTTCGTCAATGTCGGTGGCATCGTCGAAGTCCCTGCCAACCAGGTCGATGGCGAATATACCGGCACCTTCACGCTCACCGCTGAATATAACTAGGTCCGACGTGATTGAAGGGCTTCTCGCGTGCTGCTAACGCGTGGCCCATGAGCACGATTCCTCCGCCCGAGACCATCAAGGTCAAGGAACTTCGCGTCGCCTGTGACGGTGGCGGCGACATCGCCCCAGCGCTCGGCCATCCGCGCGTGTATCTCCACATCGACGACAACGGCTATGTCGAATGCGGCTATTGCGATCGCCGCTTCGTCCTTGAAGGCGGGCCCGCGGATACCGATAGTTAGGGGATGGATCCCCGAAACTACCTCTATCGCGACGGTGCCCTCGATCCCGATGGCGCTCGCATACTCGCTGCCCGACACCTCTCGCCACATGACGATGGCGAACTCTATCTCCAATATCGCGCGACCGAGAGCTTCTATTTCGACGATGGTCGACTGAAGCAGGCCGATTATTCGACCGATAGCGGTTTCGGATTGCGCGGCGTCTCTGGCGAGACGACCGCTTTTTCGCATGCCAACGAAATCAGCGCTGCCGCAATCGACCGAGCGGCTGCGACCCTGTCGCTGCTCGACCCTTCCGCGCAGGGCCCGGCGACGGCACCGCGCCGCACCAACACGCACCTCTATACGGACGGCGATCCGCTATCGGCGGTGCCGTTCGCGAAAAAGGTCGCGCTGTGCCAGGAAATCGAGGCCGCAGCCCGCGCCCGCGATCCGCGCATCGACCAGGTCGCGGTCAGCCTCGCGGGAAGCTGGGCAGTGGTGGAGATCGTGCGTCCCGACGGCTTCGTCGCCACCGACATCCGCCCGCTCGTGCGCCTCAATTGCCAGATCGTCATGAAAGATGGCGATCGGCGTGAGAGCGGCAGTTCGGGTTTTGGCGGGCGTCACCTATATGACCGCCTGTTCGATCGCGACGCCTGGAACACGATGCTCGACGAGGCGGTGCACCAGGCCGACACCAACATGCGCGCCGAGGCCGCGCCCGCCGGCGAGATGCAGATCGCGCTCGGTTCGGGCTGGTGCGGCGTATTGCTCCACGAAGCGGTCGGCCATGGCCTCGAAGGCGACTTCAACCGCAAGGGCACGAGCGCTTTTTCGGGCAAGATCGGCCAGCGCGTGGCCGCGCCCGGCGTCACGGTCGTCGACGAAGGTTCGATCGCGGACCGACGCGGTTCGCTTACCATCGACGACGAAGGCACACCCACGGGCCGCACTGTCCTGATCGAGGACGGCATTCTCAAGGGCTATATGCAGGATCGCCTGAACGCTCGCCTGATGGGGGTCGAGCCCACCGGCAACGGCCGCCGCCAGTCTTACGCCCACGCGCCCATGCCGCGCATGACTAACACCTTCATGCTCGGCGGCAACGATGATCCGGACGAGCTGGTCAGCCGTGTGAAGGACGGCATCTATGCCAAGAGCTTCGGTGGCGGGCAGGTCGACATCGTCAGTGGGAAATTCGTCTTCGGCTGCACCGAGGCCTACCGCGTGAAGAACGGGAGGATCCTCCACCCGGTAAAGGGCGCGACGCTGATCGGCGACGGCCCCACCGTCCTCACCCGCGTGTCGGGCATCGGCAACGACATGGCGCTCGACAAGGGCGTCGGCATGTGCGGCAAGGGCGGCCAGTCGGTCCCCGCAGGCGTGGGTCAGCCCACCTTGCTCATCGACGCGCTGACCGTCGGCGGCACCGAGGCCGCATGAGTCTCGTCGAGCTCGCCAAGTTCAGGACCAAGGTCGAGGCCGACCTCGCCCGGCTCGAGCTCGAAAGCCACGGCATCCCGTCGATGATCTTCGACGCGGGGCTCAATTCCATGTTCGGTGGCGGCGGGATGATCGCGGTCCGCCTGATGGTCGATGACGAGGACCGCGACGAGGCCGCGGCGATCCTTACGAAAGCAGGTGGTTGATCGGCGCGAGGCTATAGCCCGCGCCTTCCGCCGCCGCTTCCAGCTCCTCACGATCGACACCGTCTTCGTTGCGCGCAAGTGCCCAGAGCAGGGTCGAGCGCGTGCCCGACCGGCAGAAGCCCAGCACCTTCGCGTCGCCCGCAGACGACAGCGCCTCGCGCATCTCGTCGACTTCGGCGGGGCTGATGCCGTGTCCGACCGGAATATGCGCGTAGCCGATGCCTTCCGCCTCGGCCGCTTCGCGAATCTCCCGCGATTTGGGCTGCCCTGGCTCCTCGTCGTCGGGCCGGTTGTTGATGATCATCGCCACGCCAGCATTCTTGAGCGCGGCGATATCGCCCGGCTGCACCTGCGGTGCCACGAACATGGTGTCGGTCAGTCTCTTCATCGCGCGTCCTCCAGCACCTCAAGTATCTGCGCACCATATCGTTCCAGTTTCTTGTCCCCAATGCCCTCAATCAAGGACAGGTCGGAAACCTTTCCCGGCTTCGACGCCGCCAGCGCGCGCAGCGTCGAGTCGTGGAAGATGACGTAGGGTGGCACGCCTTGGCTCGCCGCTTCGCCGCGGCGCCATTCGCGCAGGGCGTCGAATAGCGGATCGGGCGGATAGTCCTGAGCCGCCTTGCGCCGCGACCCGCGTAGTTTCTTGGGCGGCTTGGCGATGACCATCGTCTCCTCGTCCTTCAGGATCGGCTTCGCGCCCGGGCCGAAGCTCAGCCCGCCATATTCGTCGCTCCTGAGCGCATCGCGCGCGATCAGCGCCCGCGCCACCGGCCGCACCAGCTTCAATTCCTCCGCGTCCATGATCCCGAATACGGAGGAAGCGTGATGCCCGTTCATCCGCACCTTCTCGTTGTCGTCGCCGCCCAGCACCTGCGCGAGGTAGGCGACACCAAACCGCATCTCCGTCCGGAACGCCGCCGACAGGATTTTCTGCGCGGCCACGGTCACGTCGATCGTCTCGGGCGGATTGAGGCAATTGTCGCAATTCCCGCAAGTCTCGGGCGGATCCTCCCCGAAATGCCGCAGCAGGATCGCGCGCCGGCAGGTTGCGGCCTCGACGAACGCGCCAAGCGCATTGAGTCGCTCGCGCTCACCTGCGCGTCGCTCGGGCTCCACTTCGGTCTCGATCCGCCGCCGCGCCCGCGCGAAATCGTCCGCGCCCCAGAACAGCCACGCTTCCGCCGGCTCCCCGTCGCGACCCGCGCGCCCGGTTTCCTGGTAATAGGCCTCGATCGACTTGGGCACGCCGGCATGCGCGATAAAGCGCACGTCGGGCTTGTCGATGCCCATGCCGAAGGCGACCGTCGCCGCCATCACCATGTACTCGGAGCGCACGAAGGCTTCCTGGTTGCCCTGCCGAATCTCTTTCTCGAGGCCCGCATGGTAGGCCGCGCTCGGCCGCCCGATCCCGCGTAGCTGTTCGGCCACCCGCTCGGTCTGCGCACGGCTGGGGCAATAGACGATGCCCGGTCCTTCGTGCGCCTTCGCCAGTCGCTTGAGCTGTGACGGCAGCCCCTCGCGCGGCACGACGTGGTAGCGAATATTGGACCGGTCGAACCCCGCGACGATCAGCCCGTCCTCGCCGATCCCCAGCTGCTGGAGGATATCCGCACGGGTCCGCCGATCGGCAGTCGCGGTCAGCGCCAGCCGCGGCGCTCCGAAATGATCGAGCAGCGGGCGCAGCAAGCGATAGTCGGGCCGGAAATCATGCCCCCATTCGGAGACGCAATGCGCCTCGTCGATCGCGAACAACGAAATCCGCGCCTGCTCGAGAAGGCGACCGAATCCATCGGTCGTTGCGCGCTCCGGCGCCACGTAGAGCAGGTCGAGTTTGCCCGACATGAGGTCGTCCTGCACCTGCCGCCAATCATCGCTCATGCTGGTCAGGCTCGCCGCGCGAATGCCGTTCGCCCGCGCGCTCCGCACCTGGTCCTGCATCAACGCAATGAGCGGCGAGATCACGATCGCCGCCCCTTCGAGCGCCACTGCGGGCAGCTGGTAGCATAGCGACTTGCCCGCCCCCGTGGGCATTACCGCCAGCGTATTCTCGCCCGCCAGCGTGCGCTCGACGACATCCTCCTGAACCCCGCGGAAGGAGGAGAATCCGAAAATGTCGTGGAGAAGCTGGTGCGTGTCGGTCACGCCCCCGCGCTAACCGCTCGCCCGACCCCGATGCAAGCTTGCATCGCGATTCCCGTCCCGCCACAGTCACCCCAATGACCGTCAGCGTAGACAT
This genomic interval carries:
- a CDS encoding zinc-finger domain-containing protein; translated protein: MSTIPPPETIKVKELRVACDGGGDIAPALGHPRVYLHIDDNGYVECGYCDRRFVLEGGPADTDS
- a CDS encoding DUF4402 domain-containing protein; translated protein: MTLKTTAAALSIAGTMMLASPAMAQDATDYDGSAQALVLVPLQLTKIADLDFGTVIRGTTDGTVVISAFGSARAAGGGVTLHPGDEGNRAEFATAATPGQQVDFTLTYPVGGVLSDGNGNDVTLQALFLDGPSSRTADPVLGVIFVNVGGIVEVPANQVDGEYTGTFTLTAEYN
- the recQ gene encoding DNA helicase RecQ: MTDTHQLLHDIFGFSSFRGVQEDVVERTLAGENTLAVMPTGAGKSLCYQLPAVALEGAAIVISPLIALMQDQVRSARANGIRAASLTSMSDDWRQVQDDLMSGKLDLLYVAPERATTDGFGRLLEQARISLFAIDEAHCVSEWGHDFRPDYRLLRPLLDHFGAPRLALTATADRRTRADILQQLGIGEDGLIVAGFDRSNIRYHVVPREGLPSQLKRLAKAHEGPGIVYCPSRAQTERVAEQLRGIGRPSAAYHAGLEKEIRQGNQEAFVRSEYMVMAATVAFGMGIDKPDVRFIAHAGVPKSIEAYYQETGRAGRDGEPAEAWLFWGADDFARARRRIETEVEPERRAGERERLNALGAFVEAATCRRAILLRHFGEDPPETCGNCDNCLNPPETIDVTVAAQKILSAAFRTEMRFGVAYLAQVLGGDDNEKVRMNGHHASSVFGIMDAEELKLVRPVARALIARDALRSDEYGGLSFGPGAKPILKDEETMVIAKPPKKLRGSRRKAAQDYPPDPLFDALREWRRGEAASQGVPPYVIFHDSTLRALAASKPGKVSDLSLIEGIGDKKLERYGAQILEVLEDAR
- a CDS encoding ABC transporter ATP-binding protein — encoded protein: MSQTPAISIESLSKTYAGGKEALKDVTFEVPRGQIFGLLGPNGAGKSTLINILAGLVTKTSGSATVWGFDIDAQPRNAKRSIGIVPQEILFDPFFTPREALEIQAGLYGIPKGERRSDELLAAMRLTDKANAYARTLSGGMKRRLLVAKAMVHSPPILVLDEPTAGVDIDLRKQLWDYVRKLHAQGVTVVLTTHYLEEAEELCDRIAIINHGRLIANEPTRDLLAKAQDKEVVVSLDRAAETLPANSCFDKVERVGEQEIAITYSKDRVNAGEVLKALAEAGYDVIDVRTREPDLEDVFLSLTRADSEAA
- a CDS encoding DUF2007 domain-containing protein, with product MSLVELAKFRTKVEADLARLELESHGIPSMIFDAGLNSMFGGGGMIAVRLMVDDEDRDEAAAILTKAGG
- a CDS encoding DUF4402 domain-containing protein, with translation MNRILSTILAGIAFLCAVFAPGAAHAQATGDGGATVEIQTPVTSTKRSDLDFGTIHNAADGTVRIDPATGVLTTTGGRDADRQPHLARPFRHRPARPVLRLYPV
- a CDS encoding Crp/Fnr family transcriptional regulator, coding for MARLGNSRSYERGETVFAAGDDLDACATLTHGLLKISHLDADGNERILSLVHPAGFVGEMFSPVANHDVVALAESKLCVFSRSEYEAAIDRFPALAKALLRRSAEDLFDARAQIALDAKQSAQAKVAHFLLAMAKAASDSPCHAAEEFELPLTRGEAGQLLGLTIETVSRQLGKLEKQGVIERTGARGIRIRDAARLEALGAG
- the tldD gene encoding metalloprotease TldD, which translates into the protein MDPRNYLYRDGALDPDGARILAARHLSPHDDGELYLQYRATESFYFDDGRLKQADYSTDSGFGLRGVSGETTAFSHANEISAAAIDRAAATLSLLDPSAQGPATAPRRTNTHLYTDGDPLSAVPFAKKVALCQEIEAAARARDPRIDQVAVSLAGSWAVVEIVRPDGFVATDIRPLVRLNCQIVMKDGDRRESGSSGFGGRHLYDRLFDRDAWNTMLDEAVHQADTNMRAEAAPAGEMQIALGSGWCGVLLHEAVGHGLEGDFNRKGTSAFSGKIGQRVAAPGVTVVDEGSIADRRGSLTIDDEGTPTGRTVLIEDGILKGYMQDRLNARLMGVEPTGNGRRQSYAHAPMPRMTNTFMLGGNDDPDELVSRVKDGIYAKSFGGGQVDIVSGKFVFGCTEAYRVKNGRILHPVKGATLIGDGPTVLTRVSGIGNDMALDKGVGMCGKGGQSVPAGVGQPTLLIDALTVGGTEAA
- a CDS encoding TIGR01244 family sulfur transferase; this encodes MKRLTDTMFVAPQVQPGDIAALKNAGVAMIINNRPDDEEPGQPKSREIREAAEAEGIGYAHIPVGHGISPAEVDEMREALSSAGDAKVLGFCRSGTRSTLLWALARNEDGVDREELEAAAEGAGYSLAPINHLLS
- the nadB gene encoding L-aspartate oxidase, with amino-acid sequence MRRQFDVLVIGSGAAGLTAALNLAEHYDVAVLAKGKLGGGATEWAQGGVAAVLEEGDSFENHIRDTMVAGAGLNDRDIVEMVVSRAPAAIKKLADLGVPFNLDEDGDWHLTKEGGHSHRRIVHVHDATGWAIAQALQRAAEECERITLIPDMVAIDFVTGKNAVEFSTSGAVHGVYALNRETDQVEALTARATVLASGGAGRTYQFSTAPRGATGDGIAMAWRAGCRVSNMEFMQFHPTCLYNLEVKNFLITEAVRGEGGILRHPESGHRYMPDYDPRAELAPRDIVARANDAEIKRDGLDYVHLDIAHKGPDFVKEHFPTIYDKLMGLGIDITAEPIPVVPAQHYTCGGVVVDEHGRTDAPGLYAAGEVTQSGLHGANRLASNSLLECFVFGDAAAEHIRECWDTFEAVPEVRPWDESRVTDSDEEVVIQQLWGEIRRFMWNYVGIVRTTKRLERAKNRVDLLRKEVDDYYRHFRVTPDLIELRNLMEVSDLIVRSALSRHESRGLHYTLDYPELGEEAVDTVLVP